A single Xiphias gladius isolate SHS-SW01 ecotype Sanya breed wild chromosome 22, ASM1685928v1, whole genome shotgun sequence DNA region contains:
- the LOC120784331 gene encoding lysosomal-associated transmembrane protein 4B-like: MMSPWDRWYSTSCCLCCHVRTGTIILGVWYMLINAVVLLILLTALSDPEQYHLTSAELANDLDVMDDANMCIASAISLLMILICGMATCGAYKLRAAWIIPFFCYQIFDFALNTLVAVSIVVYPNTIQDYLQQLPDNFPYKEEIAALSNVCLVLVVLLFIGCILSFKAYLIACVWNCYRYVSGRGTSEILLYVTTNDTTVLLPPYDDSVSVPPKQAPPPYTTATA, encoded by the exons ATGATGTCCCCGTGGGACCGCTGGTACTCCACgagctgctgcctctgctgccatGTCCGCACAGGAACCATCATCCTGGGCGTCTGGTACATG CTCATCAATGCCGTGGTGTTGCTCATCCTGCTCACAGCGCTCAGTGATCCCGAGCAGTACCACCTGACGAGCGCCGAGCTGGCCAATGACCTGGATGTCATGGATGATGCCA ACATGTGCATTGCCTCAGCAATCTCTCTGCTGATGATTCTTATATGTGGGATGGCAACATGTGGTGCATACAAG CTACGTGCAGCTTGGATTATCCCATTTTTCTGCTACCAAATATTTGACTTTGCTCTTAACACCCTGGTCGCTGTCAGCATTGTGGTCTACCCGAACACCATACAGGACtacctgcagcagctg CCTGATAACTTCCCTTACAAAGAGGAGATTGCTGCTCTCAGTAATGTGTGCTTGGTCCTCGTGGTGCTGCTCTTCATTGGCTGTATTCTCAGCTTCAAG GCTTATCTCATAGCATGTGTGTGGAACTGCTACAGATATGTGAGCGGCCGGGGTACTTCTGAAATCCTGCTCTACGTTACGACCAATGACACCACG GTGTTGCTACCTCCATATGATGACAGTGTCAGCGTCCCTCCCAAGCAGGCTCCTCCACCTTACACCACTGCTACAGCATGA